In the genome of Catenovulum adriaticum, one region contains:
- a CDS encoding sigma-70 family RNA polymerase sigma factor codes for MTLKNNLVNKNNKAIENTSQQFIQLFEADRKRIYAYIYAYVMDKSAADDIFQETSIILWREFEKFEPHTSFSKWANGIVFNRVRVYRRQNNKLSYGLSESLMNEIADAGTFDSSSEQRWNILESCRAQLLAADQILYENFYLKNLKAQEIADKTGRSIFAIRKSVHKLRKKLFDCVDRKKHEGLF; via the coding sequence TTGAAAACACCTCTCAACAATTTATTCAGCTATTTGAAGCGGATCGCAAACGCATTTACGCTTATATATACGCTTATGTGATGGACAAAAGTGCGGCTGATGATATTTTTCAAGAAACCAGCATTATTTTGTGGCGAGAATTTGAGAAGTTTGAGCCCCATACCAGCTTTTCTAAATGGGCGAATGGTATTGTATTTAACCGAGTCAGGGTATATCGGCGCCAAAACAATAAGCTCTCTTATGGTTTGAGCGAATCATTAATGAATGAAATTGCAGACGCTGGTACTTTTGACAGCAGCTCAGAGCAGCGCTGGAATATATTAGAGTCATGCCGTGCTCAATTGTTAGCAGCCGATCAAATTTTATATGAAAACTTTTACCTTAAGAACTTAAAAGCCCAAGAAATAGCTGACAAAACGGGACGTTCTATATTCGCCATTCGTAAATCGGTGCATAAACTCAGAAAAAAACTGTTTGACTGTGTTGACCGCAAAAAGCATGAGGGTTTATTTTGA